From the Aspergillus puulaauensis MK2 DNA, chromosome 1, nearly complete sequence genome, the window ATTTGTTTCGTAGCTGGCGAGTCTCTCCCCATGCTCTTCAGTCCCGACATGGTAGACGGTCCCATGGACAACCTTTTCTGGGGCATCTAACAGAGCCGGATACTGACCCCATAGCTTGCATTCATAACCAGTAATAGTAGCCGGTCGAAGCTGTGGCTCGGTTTCCAAGCCAAGGACATCGCGGAGCATAGTGTGATCAGACAAGGTGCCGTAGAAGAAATAAGGACCAGTAGGGGCAGCAAATGGATCTGTATGAGGAGGTGGTATTCCAggttggaagaaagagccaGGAGGCGCAGACCTCAGCTTCTTGACGAACGGGGAGACTTTCAAGTTTGGATCttcaggcggaggaggtggaggaggggcaggTTTCCCTTGTCCTTGGTTGCCAGACATTTTTCCAGTTGACGGTCAACAGGGTGTCAACAGGACAGAGGTGAGCGTTAGTTGAAGGGTTGAAAGATGGCAGCTGCAGCTTTTGTTGACAGAGCCACGTGATGGCGCCTCCCTTCTTCAATTCCCCGCCAACACTTCTACCATGTTCAACTGAAATGCACTGCCTGTGAAGCAGTACTATGAACGTTTTCCCACGATTTGAAAAGCCTACCCTGGTCCCCAACCAGAGAGCCTGGTACAAGCAGCGTTCTTGATGACATCCTATATCGCTGAGAAATGAAGCTTTCTACATAAATCATCACTGCTGATATTTAAAACCTCGCGAGATTCCGACAGACAACAGTGGGGGAATTCACTGACCAGAAATCCGTACTTCCGGGAGGATGGTATCTTTCCAGACACGGTGGAGCAGCGAAGTTCCTCACAAATAAGGCTTCTTTCTATCCAGAACAATCTGGGATGTAAATGTACGAGTCGGAGCGTGATGGATATTTCCCGGTCTAGATTTTGTGACCGGCAGGAGTGGCGTCGCATCCCCCATATTTTGCTATCACTGAGTACTGACAATTTGGTTTCAACCGGCAGGCCCCTGAAAACACGTTTTGTGCTGGGACCTCGATCTTTCTTTGTTATCTCTTGTGGGTCAGAAACTTTGGCCAATGTGTCTGCATCAAACATCACTCACGTTCCGTTTCTTTGTTACCCTCGAGCCAACCCCAACGCTGATACGAGCCAATGTGTCCGTCATCGAGTCATCAACACTGTGTGGCCAAATCGAAATGGCCTCGTCCTTTGTTTTGGGCGCCGAATAAACTTCGCCCGGCAACGTGCTAACCATCGATCGGCCGTGATATCGGACCAAACTCCTGCCAGAAACCGCCTAAACAACGACTTGGATGAATGTTGAGACACTTTGAACGTGCTGTAACGGCGCGTTGATTATCTTGCCAACGAAGCATGGTTAAGGCCCTC encodes:
- a CDS encoding gamma-glutamylcyclotransferase family protein (COG:S;~EggNog:ENOG410PX6K;~InterPro:IPR036568,IPR009288,IPR013024;~PFAM:PF06094) translates to MSGNQGQGKPAPPPPPPPEDPNLKVSPFVKKLRSAPPGSFFQPGIPPPHTDPFAAPTGPYFFYGTLSDHTMLRDVLGLETEPQLRPATITGYECKLWGQYPALLDAPEKVVHGTVYHVGTEEHGERLASYETNNYRADPCRISYTDGCEPVEDLGHVFKFVGNVRDLSDGTFDLGTWLRRVKRDVK